One genomic segment of Candidatus Nanoarchaeia archaeon includes these proteins:
- a CDS encoding ASCH domain-containing protein, with protein sequence MKPLKFAEPLARLILEGKKDTTWRINDDKDIQENDELSLCYNDGKEFTKAKVTEVRETIFENLSEKNKEGHETFRFDKEMHKTYSSYYHVHVKPSTLVKVIKFKLEPPPQQAL encoded by the coding sequence ATGAAACCCCTAAAATTCGCAGAACCACTTGCACGCCTTATCCTAGAAGGTAAGAAAGACACAACCTGGAGAATAAACGATGATAAAGATATTCAAGAGAATGATGAACTCTCATTATGTTATAACGATGGAAAGGAATTCACAAAAGCAAAAGTTACAGAGGTAAGAGAAACAATATTTGAAAACCTGAGTGAAAAAAACAAAGAAGGCCATGAAACATTCAGATTTGACAAGGAGATGCACAAAACCTACTCTTCTTACTATCATGTTCATGTCAAGCCATCCACTCTTGTCAAGGTCATCAAATTCAAGCTGGAACC